A DNA window from Streptococcus parapneumoniae contains the following coding sequences:
- a CDS encoding DUF6678 family protein yields the protein MRIVEWFKIRSKFEKVLGQGRLIEPKICVTDKKTEIECMLNKFSIPYEYDDIEKCFIIFGYR from the coding sequence ATGAGAATTGTTGAATGGTTTAAAATTAGAAGTAAATTTGAGAAAGTTCTTGGTCAAGGACGTTTAATTGAGCCAAAGATATGTGTTACTGATAAAAAAACAGAAATAGAGTGTATGCTTAATAAATTTAGTATTCCTTATGAATATGATGATATTGAAAAATGTTTTATTATTTTTGGGTATAGATAA
- a CDS encoding DUF2695 domain-containing protein: MNKLEKRKLLQEYQVKQMEEFEENLPMEKKLFYELFDYLNDKSETVECNHDFSLTNEFLKDKNADIEKVIEFLRENGAGCDCEVIFNVEEKFEE; encoded by the coding sequence ATGAACAAGTTAGAGAAGAGAAAATTGTTACAAGAATATCAAGTCAAACAAATGGAAGAATTTGAAGAGAACTTACCGATGGAAAAGAAATTATTTTATGAATTATTTGATTATCTAAATGATAAATCAGAAACGGTAGAGTGTAATCACGATTTTTCTTTAACAAATGAGTTTTTGAAAGATAAAAATGCGGATATTGAAAAGGTTATAGAATTTTTGCGAGAAAATGGTGCTGGTTGCGATTGTGAAGTGATTTTTAATGTTGAGGAAAAGTTTGAAGAATAA
- a CDS encoding purine-nucleoside phosphorylase → MTFLNKINETAAFLKEKGIQTPEFGLILGSGLGELAEEIENPVVVDYAEIPNWGRSTVVGHAGKLVYGELAGRKVLALQGRFHFYEGNPLEVVTFPVRVMKVLGCEGVIVTNAAGGIGYGPGTLMAISDHINMTGQNPLMGENLDDFGPRFPDMSKAYTPEYRATAHEVAKKLSIKLDEGVYIGVTGPTYETPAEIRAYKTLGADAVGMSTVPEVIVAAHSGLKVLGISCITNFAAGFQEELNHEEVVEVTERVKGDFKGLLKAILAEL, encoded by the coding sequence ATGACATTTTTAAACAAAATCAATGAAACAGCTGCTTTCCTGAAAGAAAAGGGAATCCAAACGCCTGAGTTCGGTCTAATCCTTGGGTCAGGTCTTGGAGAATTGGCAGAAGAAATCGAAAATCCTGTTGTAGTAGACTATGCTGAGATTCCAAACTGGGGCCGCTCTACAGTAGTAGGTCACGCTGGTAAATTAGTATATGGTGAACTTGCAGGTCGCAAGGTTTTGGCTCTTCAAGGGCGTTTCCATTTCTACGAAGGAAATCCTCTGGAAGTCGTGACTTTCCCAGTACGTGTCATGAAAGTTCTTGGATGTGAAGGTGTTATTGTAACCAATGCTGCTGGTGGTATTGGATATGGCCCTGGTACTTTGATGGCTATCTCAGACCATATCAATATGACGGGGCAAAACCCATTGATGGGTGAAAACTTGGATGATTTTGGTCCTCGTTTCCCAGATATGTCTAAGGCCTACACTCCAGAATATCGTGCTACTGCCCATGAAGTTGCTAAAAAACTTAGTATCAAGCTTGATGAAGGTGTCTATATCGGTGTTACTGGTCCAACTTATGAAACACCAGCAGAAATTCGTGCCTATAAGACACTGGGAGCTGATGCAGTCGGTATGTCTACGGTTCCTGAAGTTATTGTAGCAGCCCACTCAGGTTTGAAAGTTCTAGGAATTTCATGTATTACTAACTTTGCGGCTGGTTTCCAAGAAGAACTCAACCACGAAGAAGTTGTGGAAGTAACCGAACGTGTTAAAGGTGACTTTAAAGGCTTGCTGAAAGCGATTCTTGCAGAATTGTAA
- a CDS encoding NAD(P)H-hydrate dehydratase, with the protein MKVIDQTLLEKVIIERSRTSHKGDYGRLLLLGGTYPYGGAIIMATLAAVKSGAGLVTVGTDRENIPALHSHLPEAMAFSLQDQQLLKEQLEKAEVILLGPGLRDDAFGENLVKQVFVNLSQNQILIVDGGALTILSRTSLSFPSNQLILTPHQKEWEKLSGIAIEKQKEDATASALSSFPQGTILVEKGPATRIWQAGQSDYYQLQVGGPYQATGGMGDTLAGMIAGFAGQFKQASLYERVSVATHLHSAIAQELAQEQYVVLPTEISNCLPKVMKIICQKERVSKDKLV; encoded by the coding sequence ATGAAAGTGATTGATCAAACCTTACTAGAAAAAGTCATTATTGAACGTTCTCGTACCAGTCATAAAGGAGACTATGGCCGTCTGCTGTTGCTGGGTGGGACTTATCCTTATGGTGGTGCCATTATCATGGCTACTTTAGCAGCTGTAAAAAGCGGTGCAGGATTGGTGACCGTTGGAACGGACAGGGAAAATATTCCAGCTCTGCACAGCCATTTACCTGAGGCTATGGCCTTTTCTCTTCAAGACCAGCAATTGTTAAAAGAGCAATTGGAGAAGGCAGAAGTTATCTTGCTGGGGCCTGGTTTACGAGACGATGCTTTTGGAGAAAATCTAGTAAAACAAGTCTTTGTTAATTTAAGCCAAAATCAGATTTTGATTGTAGATGGTGGTGCCCTGACCATTCTTTCTAGGACAAGTTTGTCGTTTCCGTCTAACCAGCTTATCCTAACTCCCCACCAAAAAGAATGGGAAAAGCTGTCTGGTATTGCTATTGAAAAGCAAAAGGAAGATGCAACGGCTAGTGCTTTGAGTTCCTTTCCTCAAGGAACAATTTTGGTTGAGAAAGGTCCAGCTACTCGTATTTGGCAAGCTGGCCAATCTGATTATTACCAGTTACAGGTTGGCGGTCCCTATCAGGCGACTGGGGGAATGGGAGATACGCTTGCTGGGATGATTGCAGGATTTGCAGGCCAGTTTAAACAAGCTAGTCTATACGAGCGTGTAAGCGTAGCGACTCATCTTCATTCAGCCATAGCCCAAGAATTAGCTCAAGAACAGTATGTGGTTTTGCCGACGGAGATTAGTAATTGTCTTCCTAAAGTAATGAAAATTATTTGTCAAAAAGAGAGGGTAAGCAAAGATAAACTCGTTTAA
- a CDS encoding DUF1697 domain-containing protein, producing the protein MIRYALLVRGINVGGKNKVVMAELRQELTELGIEKVETYINSGNIFFTSTEPKARLVEKLETFFGTRYPFIQSFSLLSQEDYEAEVENLPAWWNEDLARKDVLFYTEGLNVNQVIEKVDSLKLEDEVLHFGKLGIFWGKFSGESYSKTAYHKYLLKMPFYHCITIRNAKTFDKIGQMLKNNKGNTQ; encoded by the coding sequence ATGATACGCTATGCTTTGCTGGTGAGAGGCATCAATGTTGGTGGTAAGAATAAGGTCGTCATGGCTGAGCTTCGGCAAGAATTGACAGAGTTGGGAATTGAAAAGGTTGAGACCTACATCAACAGTGGTAACATTTTCTTTACTTCGACAGAACCAAAAGCTCGATTGGTTGAAAAATTAGAGACTTTCTTTGGGACTCGTTATCCATTTATTCAGAGTTTTTCCCTACTGAGTCAAGAAGACTATGAAGCAGAAGTGGAAAATCTCCCAGCTTGGTGGAACGAAGACTTGGCACGAAAAGATGTCCTCTTTTACACTGAGGGCTTGAATGTGAACCAGGTCATTGAGAAAGTAGATAGTTTGAAACTGGAAGATGAAGTTCTTCATTTTGGGAAACTTGGTATTTTCTGGGGGAAATTTTCTGGAGAATCCTACTCTAAGACTGCCTATCACAAGTACTTGCTCAAGATGCCTTTCTATCACTGCATTACCATTCGCAATGCAAAAACCTTTGACAAAATCGGTCAAATGCTTAAAAATAATAAAGGAAATACACAATGA
- a CDS encoding phosphopentomutase, whose product MSKFNRIHLVVLDSVGIGAAPDANNFVNAGVPDGASDTLGHISKTVGLNVPNMAKIGLGNIPRETPLKTVPAESNPTGYATKLEEVSLGKDTMTGHWEIMGLNITEPFDTFWNGFPEEILTKIEEFSGRKVIREANKPYSGTAVIDDFGPRQMETGELIIYTSADPVLQIAAHEDIIPLDELYRICEYARSITLERPALLGRIIARPYVGEPGNFTRTANRRDLAVSPFAPTVLDKLNEAGIDTYAVGKINDIFNGAGINHDMGHNKSNSHGIDTLLKTMGLAEFEKGFSFTNLVDFDALYGHRRNAHGYRDCLHEFDERLPEIIAAMRENDLLLITADHGNDPTYAGTDHTREYIPLLAYSPAFKGNGVIPVGHFADISATVADNFGVETAMIGESFLDKLV is encoded by the coding sequence ATGTCTAAATTTAATCGTATTCATTTGGTGGTACTGGATTCTGTGGGAATCGGTGCTGCACCAGATGCTAATAACTTTGTCAATGCAGGGGTTCCAGATGGAGCTTCTGACACACTGGGACACATTTCAAAAACAGTTGGTTTGAATGTCCCAAACATGGCTAAAATCGGTCTTGGAAATATTCCTCGTGAAACTCCTCTTAAGACTGTTCCAGCTGAAAGCAATCCAACAGGATATGCAACAAAATTGGAAGAAGTATCCCTTGGTAAGGATACCATGACTGGACACTGGGAAATCATGGGACTCAACATTACGGAGCCCTTCGATACTTTCTGGAACGGATTCCCAGAAGAAATCTTGACAAAAATCGAAGAATTTTCAGGACGTAAGGTCATTCGTGAAGCTAACAAACCTTACTCAGGAACAGCCGTTATCGATGATTTTGGACCACGTCAGATGGAAACTGGAGAGTTGATTATCTATACTTCAGCTGACCCTGTTTTGCAAATTGCTGCTCACGAAGACATCATTCCTCTGGATGAATTGTACCGTATCTGTGAATACGCTCGTTCAATTACACTTGAGCGCCCTGCCCTTCTAGGTCGTATCATTGCTCGTCCATATGTTGGTGAACCAGGTAACTTCACTCGTACAGCCAACCGTCGTGACTTGGCGGTATCTCCATTTGCACCGACTGTTTTGGATAAATTGAATGAAGCTGGTATCGATACTTATGCTGTTGGTAAAATCAACGATATCTTTAACGGTGCTGGTATCAACCATGACATGGGCCACAACAAGTCAAACAGCCATGGAATTGATACACTATTGAAGACCATGGGCCTTGCTGAGTTTGAAAAAGGATTCTCATTCACAAACTTGGTTGACTTTGATGCCCTTTACGGCCACCGTCGTAATGCTCACGGTTACCGTGATTGCTTGCATGAGTTTGATGAACGCTTACCTGAAATTATCGCAGCCATGCGAGAGAACGACCTTCTCTTGATTACTGCGGACCACGGGAACGACCCAACTTACGCAGGAACAGACCACACTCGCGAATATATCCCATTGTTGGCTTACAGTCCTGCTTTTAAAGGAAATGGTGTCATTCCAGTAGGACATTTTGCAGATATTTCAGCGACTGTTGCCGATAACTTTGGTGTGGAAACTGCCATGATTGGGGAAAGTTTCTTAGATAAATTGGTATAA
- the rpiA gene encoding ribose-5-phosphate isomerase RpiA has translation MENLKKMAGIKAAEFVSDGMVVGLGTGSTAYYFVEEIGRRIKEEGLQITAVTTSSVTSKQAEGLNIPLKSIDQVDFVDVTVDGADEVDSQFNGIKGGGGALLMEKVVATPSKEYIWVVDESKLVEKLGAFKLPVEVVQYGAEQVFRHFERAGYKPSFREKDGQRFVTDMQNFIIDLALDVIENPIAFGQELDHVVGVVEHGLFNQMVDKVIVAGRDGVQILTSKKGK, from the coding sequence GTGGAAAATCTGAAGAAAATGGCAGGTATCAAGGCTGCTGAGTTCGTGAGCGATGGAATGGTCGTTGGACTTGGAACAGGCTCGACTGCCTATTATTTTGTCGAAGAAATCGGTCGTCGTATCAAGGAAGAAGGATTGCAGATTACAGCTGTAACGACTTCTAGTGTGACTAGTAAACAGGCTGAAGGCCTTAACATCCCGCTCAAGTCTATTGACCAAGTAGACTTTGTCGATGTGACGGTTGATGGCGCGGATGAAGTGGATAGTCAGTTTAACGGAATCAAAGGCGGTGGTGGTGCCCTTCTCATGGAAAAGGTGGTCGCAACACCATCAAAAGAATACATTTGGGTGGTGGATGAAAGCAAGCTGGTCGAAAAACTAGGTGCTTTTAAATTGCCAGTAGAAGTGGTTCAGTATGGTGCAGAGCAGGTCTTTCGTCATTTTGAACGAGCTGGCTACAAACCAAGTTTCCGTGAAAAAGATGGTCAACGTTTTGTGACGGATATGCAGAATTTTATCATTGACCTCGCCTTGGATGTCATTGAAAATCCAATTGCTTTTGGGCAAGAATTGGATCATGTCGTTGGTGTCGTAGAGCACGGTTTATTCAACCAAATGGTGGATAAGGTCATCGTTGCTGGACGAGATGGGGTTCAGATTTTAACTTCAAAAAAAGGAAAATAG
- a CDS encoding DUF6678 family protein has protein sequence MQSIHNILCEKLNPRSGVIKISSSNDEDRIYFDISWEGDFHFIVTGWVHYGWYYVQRDKQCISPSYVYQRIDDRALSVMQHIIDEIENGKYNNKKTEKEKIKQVLEERNLTSFMNNTKWKELIDSIMENMRDIPIQYKTFFDEEEPSIYWTIDADEHFFI, from the coding sequence ATGCAATCAATACATAATATTTTATGTGAAAAACTAAATCCGAGAAGTGGAGTTATCAAAATAAGTAGTTCTAATGATGAAGATAGAATTTATTTCGATATAAGTTGGGAGGGAGATTTCCATTTTATAGTTACTGGTTGGGTGCATTACGGGTGGTATTATGTACAAAGAGATAAACAATGTATATCGCCATCTTATGTTTATCAAAGAATAGATGATAGAGCGTTATCTGTAATGCAACACATTATAGACGAAATTGAAAATGGGAAATATAACAACAAAAAAACTGAAAAAGAAAAAATTAAACAGGTTCTTGAAGAAAGAAATCTAACCTCTTTTATGAACAATACAAAATGGAAAGAACTGATAGATTCCATCATGGAGAACATGAGAGACATCCCGATACAATATAAGACGTTTTTTGATGAAGAAGAGCCTAGCATATATTGGACGATTGATGCTGATGAACATTTTTTTATATGA